In a single window of the Gemmatimonadota bacterium genome:
- a CDS encoding BrxA/BrxB family bacilliredoxin, which yields MAYPEMMVKPMRDEVTRLGVTELRTVDAVDQALGDQHGTALVFVNSVCGCAAGGARPALAKALTSAARKPTHLYTVFAGQDLDATSRARSYFGEYQPSSPSAVLLKDGEVVRFVHRHEIEGRSPDQIAGELLKAFESFCA from the coding sequence ATGGCATATCCGGAAATGATGGTCAAGCCGATGCGCGATGAAGTCACCCGGCTGGGTGTCACCGAATTGCGCACGGTGGATGCGGTCGATCAGGCCCTGGGCGACCAGCACGGCACCGCGCTTGTCTTCGTGAACTCGGTCTGCGGCTGTGCCGCCGGCGGCGCGCGCCCGGCCCTGGCCAAGGCGCTCACGTCCGCGGCCAGGAAGCCGACACACCTCTACACCGTCTTCGCCGGGCAGGACCTCGACGCCACGTCGCGCGCCCGCTCCTACTTCGGCGAGTACCAGCCCTCCTCCCCCTCGGCCGTGTTGTTGAAGGATGGCGAGGTGGTCCGCTTTGTTCATCGCCACGAGATCGAGGGCCGTTCGCCCGACCAGATCGCCGGCGAGCTCCTCAAGGCCTTCGAGAGCTTCTGCGCGTGA
- a CDS encoding SUF system NifU family Fe-S cluster assembly protein: MATLAELYQGVIIEHDRSPRNFRTLAAPTHRAEGTNPLCGDEVSLELSVNSVGQITDVAFQGRGCAVSKASASLLTTAVQGKTVEEARELFDGFHGLLTGKPLPNVKLGKLAVFEGLAAYPMRVKCATLAWHAMKQALDETK, encoded by the coding sequence ATGGCGACGCTCGCAGAGCTGTACCAGGGTGTCATCATCGAACACGACCGGTCGCCGCGGAACTTCCGCACCCTGGCCGCGCCGACGCATCGTGCCGAGGGGACCAATCCGCTCTGTGGTGATGAAGTGTCGCTGGAGCTGTCGGTGAACTCGGTCGGGCAGATCACCGACGTTGCGTTCCAGGGACGTGGTTGCGCGGTGTCGAAGGCGTCAGCTTCGCTGTTGACCACGGCAGTGCAGGGGAAGACGGTCGAGGAAGCGCGGGAACTCTTCGATGGCTTCCACGGGTTACTCACGGGTAAGCCGCTTCCGAATGTGAAGCTCGGCAAGCTCGCGGTCTTCGAGGGCCTCGCCGCCTACCCGATGCGGGTGAAGTGCGCGACCCTCGCGTGGCACGCGATGAAGCAGGCGCTCGACGAAACGAAGTAA
- a CDS encoding cysteine desulfurase, with the protein MTTVAWDVATLRAEFPILETTSRGKPLVYLDSGATTQKPRAVIDAVTRFYESGNANIHRGVYQLSEQATLAWDATRRTVAQFLGGVPDEEIVFTRGTTESVNLVAQSFIRPTLRAGDRVLVTTMEHHANIVPWQLVGATTVAIPITPRGELDLAAAEAMLATHPRLLAVVHVSNALGTINPIAELCRMARAHGVPVLVDGAQAVSHFPVDVRALGCDFYCFSSHKLFGPTGFGVLWARREHLEKMPPAQGGGDMIDKVTFERTTFAPSPQKFEAGTPHIAGAVGLGAAIEWLESQDRDAIHAHELSLLEAATTALQSVPGLTLVGTAADKVGILTFTMDGIHPHDIASLLDGEGVCIRAGHHCTQPLHTALGLAATARASLAPYNTLAEVETVVSALHSARRIFG; encoded by the coding sequence GTGACCACCGTGGCGTGGGACGTGGCCACCCTTCGTGCCGAGTTCCCGATTCTCGAGACCACGTCGCGCGGCAAGCCCCTGGTCTACCTCGACAGCGGCGCCACCACGCAGAAGCCCCGTGCCGTCATCGATGCCGTCACCCGGTTCTACGAATCGGGTAACGCCAATATTCACCGCGGGGTCTACCAGCTCTCGGAGCAGGCCACCCTCGCCTGGGATGCGACACGGCGCACGGTTGCCCAGTTTCTCGGCGGCGTGCCCGATGAAGAGATCGTCTTCACCCGGGGGACCACTGAGTCGGTGAACCTGGTGGCGCAGAGCTTCATCCGGCCGACACTGCGCGCTGGCGACCGCGTGCTGGTCACCACGATGGAGCATCACGCCAACATCGTACCATGGCAGTTGGTCGGAGCCACGACCGTGGCGATTCCGATCACGCCTCGCGGTGAGCTCGATCTCGCTGCCGCCGAAGCGATGCTGGCGACGCACCCGCGGCTGCTCGCCGTGGTGCACGTCTCCAACGCCCTCGGCACCATCAACCCCATCGCCGAACTGTGCCGGATGGCGCGGGCGCACGGCGTGCCGGTGCTGGTCGATGGTGCCCAGGCGGTGAGTCATTTCCCGGTCGATGTTCGCGCCCTGGGCTGCGACTTCTACTGCTTCTCGAGCCACAAACTCTTCGGCCCCACCGGCTTCGGTGTGCTCTGGGCGCGGCGCGAGCATCTCGAGAAGATGCCGCCGGCGCAGGGCGGTGGCGACATGATCGACAAGGTCACCTTCGAACGCACCACCTTCGCACCGAGCCCGCAGAAGTTCGAGGCGGGCACGCCCCACATTGCCGGCGCAGTCGGTCTCGGCGCGGCGATCGAATGGCTCGAATCGCAGGATCGTGATGCGATCCACGCCCACGAACTCTCGTTGCTCGAGGCGGCCACCACGGCACTGCAGTCCGTGCCCGGACTGACCCTGGTGGGTACTGCCGCCGACAAGGTGGGGATCCTCACCTTCACGATGGACGGGATCCACCCGCACGACATCGCTTCACTGCTCGATGGTGAGGGGGTCTGTATCCGCGCTGGTCATCACTGCACCCAGCCGCTGCACACCGCGCTTGGCCTCGCCGCGACCGCGCGGGCCTCGCTGGCGCCCTACAACACGCTGGCCGAGGTGGAGACGGTGGTGAGTGCGCTGCATTCGGCGCGCCGGATCTTCGGCTGA
- the sufD gene encoding Fe-S cluster assembly protein SufD — protein sequence MSGTLTAPVIPSGARDHSAINLPTSKDEEWRFTPLGGLQAIAFESPAAPGYLGDADLTPYLFGHPEWATVIVVDGRVDLRASNFATLPAGVRLSSLAQAIADGDPVVAEHLKRHVTPADTPFAELNAALNVDGVCFYVPAGVTVATPVHVVHVATSAATGVTIAPRTLVLVESNATATLIESFVAVGPVGAYFTDACAELVLGANARLEHIRIQREGSDAQHIGFTQVDQQRDSHYRSFVLHLGGKLARHNLHAKLNASNIETLLYGLYLTSGDQVVDNHTAIFHNEPHCNSWEVYKGVLADSSRAVFNGKVFVEPVAQKTDAKQTNRNLLLSDSAKVDTKPQLEIFADDVKCTHGATVGRLDELQRYYLQTRGIAGQTAQALLIWAFVAEVMMEITLEPVRTALEVTVRDRLDRMIA from the coding sequence GTGAGCGGAACCCTGACAGCGCCCGTCATCCCGAGCGGTGCGAGGGATCACTCCGCCATCAACCTCCCGACCTCCAAGGACGAGGAGTGGCGCTTCACTCCGCTCGGCGGGCTGCAGGCCATCGCGTTCGAGAGCCCGGCAGCCCCCGGTTACCTCGGTGACGCCGACCTGACCCCGTACCTCTTCGGCCATCCGGAATGGGCCACGGTGATCGTGGTCGATGGCCGCGTCGACCTGCGCGCCTCGAACTTCGCGACCCTCCCAGCCGGTGTCCGCCTCAGCTCGCTGGCGCAGGCCATTGCCGATGGTGACCCGGTGGTTGCCGAGCACCTGAAGCGGCACGTGACCCCGGCGGACACCCCGTTTGCCGAGCTCAACGCCGCGCTCAATGTCGATGGCGTGTGCTTCTACGTGCCGGCAGGTGTCACCGTGGCCACCCCGGTGCACGTGGTGCACGTGGCCACCAGCGCCGCAACCGGCGTGACCATCGCGCCGCGCACCCTCGTCCTGGTCGAGTCGAACGCCACGGCCACGCTGATCGAGAGCTTCGTCGCGGTGGGCCCTGTCGGCGCCTACTTCACCGATGCCTGCGCCGAGCTGGTGCTGGGAGCGAACGCCCGCCTCGAGCATATCCGGATCCAGCGTGAAGGCAGCGATGCGCAGCACATCGGCTTCACCCAGGTGGACCAGCAGCGCGATTCGCACTACCGCTCCTTCGTGCTGCACCTCGGTGGCAAGCTGGCGCGCCACAATCTGCATGCCAAGCTCAATGCGTCGAACATCGAGACGTTGCTCTACGGCCTCTATCTCACCAGTGGAGATCAGGTCGTCGACAATCACACGGCGATCTTCCACAACGAGCCGCACTGCAATTCGTGGGAGGTCTACAAGGGTGTGCTGGCCGACTCCTCGCGCGCGGTGTTCAATGGCAAGGTCTTCGTGGAACCGGTGGCGCAGAAGACCGACGCCAAGCAGACCAATCGCAACCTGCTCCTCTCCGATTCGGCGAAGGTCGATACCAAGCCGCAGCTGGAGATCTTTGCCGACGACGTGAAGTGCACTCACGGCGCGACTGTGGGCAGGCTCGATGAGTTGCAGCGCTACTATCTGCAGACCCGCGGCATCGCCGGCCAGACTGCGCAGGCGCTGCTGATCTGGGCCTTCGTCGCCGAAGTGATGATGGAAATCACCCTGGAGCCGGTGCGCACCGCACTTGAAGTGACCGTGCGCGATCGGCTGGATCGGATGATCGCGTGA